In Dunckerocampus dactyliophorus isolate RoL2022-P2 chromosome 14, RoL_Ddac_1.1, whole genome shotgun sequence, one DNA window encodes the following:
- the tmem72 gene encoding transmembrane protein 72: MGNLGSLGWIVVEIACRILGISTATVLCAVGVETLQQGDFNSLGIYLLVSSFGIMIFELAYFIDSLLLMCLPCPPDWQLFMLWGKMAHVGGFHKFLYYAIMSVVCFLHPVLVWHAIIPGTMLLATAFFNFILSKKTNTKCPIRPEESYSDQGLTAVCVTDGPGPNNALSFFHVLTGKRVAVATRDGCHVLADRQGGSFQAMLELEQTPKERRRKERRPMWMRGREEEREMEEIREFGESEPETTSDTAPMITD, encoded by the exons ATGGGGAACTTAGGGAGCTTAGGGTGGATTGTGGTGGAGATTGCATGCAGGATTCTCGGCATATCGACAGCCACAG TGTTGTGTGCTGTGGGAGTGGAGACCCTGCAACAAGGAGACTTCAACAGCCTTGGCATCTACCTACT AGTGTCCTCTTTTGGCATCATGATCTTTGAACTGGCTTATTTCATCGATTCACTTCTGCTCATGTGCCTGCC TTGTCCTCCAGACTGGCAGCTCTTTATGTTGTGGGGGAAGATGGCCCACGTTGGAGGCTTTCATAAGTTCCTCTACTATGCCATAATGTCTGTGGTCTGTTTCCTGCACCCTGTGTTGGTGTGGCATGCCATTATCCCAG GGACAATGCTTCTTGCAACTGCATTCTTCAACTTCATACTcagcaagaaaacaaacactaaATGTCCCATTAGACCAGAGGAGAGCTACAGTGACCAAGGCCTGACCGCGGTGTGCGTGACAGACGGACCAGGCCCGAACAATGCGCTCTCCTTCTTCCACGTTTTGACAGGGAAAAGAGTTGCTGTGGCAACCAGGGACGGCTGCCACGTCCTGGCCGACAGACAAGGAGGGAGCTTCCAGGCCATGCTGGAGCTGGAGCAGACGCCAAAAGAGAGGAGAAGGAAGGAGAGGAGgcccatgtggatgagaggccgaGAGGAGGAGCGAGAGATGGAGGAGATAAGAGAGTTTGGGGAGTCAGAGCCAGAAACCACCTCAGACACTGCACCTATGATTACTGACTGA
- the LOC129194175 gene encoding C-X-C motif chemokine 11-like gives MKFNSQSLFQLILLAACCVLNTDSTFVPGRCLCPETQAALRGKLKELNVYPKSPTCDKVTVIVTLKSNNEPVCLSPDAPMGKQLIRCWTRANSLGRNVKLCLRRRRRRRQRQHSRHRGRASLKHQ, from the exons atgaagtTCAATTCTCAGTCCCTTTTCCAGCTCATCTTGCTGGCAGCTTGTTGTGTACTGAACACAG ACAGCACGTTTGTTCCGGGAAGATGTTTATGTCCTGAGACGCAAGCGGCCCTCCGGGGAAAACTGAAGGAGCTCAACGTGTATCCCAAGAGCCCTACCTGCGACAAGGTCACTGTTAT AGTGACACTGAAGAGTAACAATGAGCCTGTCTGTCTGAGTCCAGATGCGCCGATGGGGAAACAACTGATACGATGCTGGACTAG GGCTAACTCTCTGGGTCGTAACGTGAAACTGtgtctgaggaggaggaggagaagacgtCAGCGCCAGCACTCTCGACACCGCGGGAGAGCCTCACTTAAACATCAGTAG
- the rassf4a gene encoding ras association domain-containing protein 4a: MGEHQTYVKLSADKLIPKSDILSLLRTYNCYHEGKNFQLRTREEEGELILEGLLNIHWGLHRPIRLQMYDDNERLRAKRNSKCIIAKQHSSEANNNSLGRESVPAGGDLEGHEEEESPQLLRTRSDASFMQVQRRSRTNTARDLQRLRTHRFSINGHFYNHKTSVFTPAFGSVTNVRVNSAMTTVQVLNMLLQKFRVENKSEEFVLYMVHESGERNHLRDGEYPLVTRVLHGPCEKISKLFIMEADLGEEVTYDVAQYIKFEIPVLDSFVEKLKEEEEREINKLTKKYITLRSMILHQLEDRTCDPV; the protein is encoded by the exons ATGGGTGAGCATCAAACCTACGTGAAGCTGAGTGCTGACAAACTGATACCTAA GTCGGACATCCTGTCGCTGCTTCGGACCTACAACTGCTACCATGAAGGGAAGAACTTCCAGCTGAGGACTCGTGAG gaggagggggagctCATCCTGGAGGGTTTACTGAACATCCACTGGGGTCTGCATCGGCCAATCAGACTTCAAATGTACGATGACAACGAAAGGCTGCGTGCCAAACG GAACAGCAAGTGTATAATTGCAAAGCAGCACTCATCAGAGGCAAACAATAATTCACTGGGCAGAGAAAGTGTACCTGCTG gtgGGGATTTGGAGGGACACGAGGAAGAGGAGTCTCCTCAGCTGCTGAGGACCAGAAGTGATGCGTCTTTCATGCAAGTCCAAAGGAGGTCAAGGACAAACACCGCTAGAGACCTGCAACGTTTACGCACACACAGGTTTTCCATCAACGGGCACTTCTACAACCACAAG ACATCTGTGTTCACTCCGGCCTTTGGCTCTGTCACCAACGTGCGAGTAAACAGCGCCATGACGACGGTACAAGTACTGAACATGCTGCTACAAAAGTTTAGG GTGGAAAATAAATCAGAGGAGTTTGTTCTATATATGGTTCACGAGTCTGGCG AGAGGAACCACTTGAGAGATGGGGAATACCCGCTGGTGACTCGTGTGCTTCACGGGCCTTGTGAGAAGATCTCTAAGCTCTTCATCATGGAGGCCGACCTAGGAGAGGAGGTCACCTACGAT GTTGCCCAGTACATCAAATTTGAGATTCCAGTTTTGGACAGCTTTGTGGAGAAGctaaaagaggaagaagaacgtGAGATAAACAAACTGACTAAAAA GTACATCACACTGAGGTCCATGATTCTACATCAACTAGAGGACAGAACCTGTGATCCAGTTTGA